Below is a window of Polyangiaceae bacterium DNA.
TCCCACCTAGCGGTGCTAGGGGTTCGGGCTACGCAACCAAACTCACGGCTCACGCGGTAAGGAACCCATGAACGGGCTGGCTGAAAAGCTAGCCCGTTCGCCATTTCTAGAGCCCTTCCGTCCGGCCGGGGCCTCGACTACCGTCGGCCCCGATGATTTCCAAGGTCGGGCGGGCTGCCCTGGTCCTGGGGCTCGGTCTGGCGGTGCTCGGCTCTGCCGGGGTCGCCGAGGCCGCGAAGGTCAAAGGCAAGGTGACGGGCTTCCGCGGCCTGGTCAATCCGGTCTGGGACGAGGCGCGCGATCCCAAGAAGCGCGGTTACTCGTTCCGCGAGATCGTGCCGACGGTCAAGCCGGAGTTCCGCCACCTGTTCCCGCACATCCCGAAGGAGCTGTGCATCGTCGCGCTCGCGGAGAGCAAGCAGGCTCCGCAGAAGACGGCGATCTTGATCCGCGTCGGTGGTGGACGGACGACGCCAGTGACCATCGTGGTTCCGCCGGGGCAGCAGCTGCAGTTCCACAACACGGACCCGTTCAAGCACCGGCTGTACGGCGTCGGGGTCTCGACGTTCCAGCCCGGCGACACGATCAAAGGTGCTCGCCGTGATTGGACTGCCTCCACCGCCGGGTCCTTCGAGATCCGCGACGAAGCAGCGCCCAGCCTGCGCATGTGGGTGATCGCCGAGCCCAACGTCGCCGCCATCGCCTACCCGAACCTCAAGGGCGAGTTCGCGCTGACCCTCCCCACCGAAGGCAAGTACACCGTGCAGGCGTACTTCGCGGGCAAGAAGGTCGGACCTGCCGTCGCGGTGGAGGTCAAGGGCGGGGACATCGACATGAAGGAGCCGCTGAAGGTCGCCGAGGAGAAGAAGGCGGAGAAGAAAGCGGACGACAAGGACAAAGAAGCCAAGGACAAAGGCAAGTAATGCTGCTGTCTCGCTTTTGGTACGTGGTTCTGGGGCTTTTGCTCGGCGTCGCAGCGTTCGTGCTGTTCCTGGCCGCGGGCATGTACAACCGCGTCGGTGCCCGGGCGATGGGCGAGGCGCTGTCGTCGGACGCTCAGGTCGTGTCCTGGTACCTCGGCAACGACGCTCGCCAGCGCTCCGCGCAGCTCATCGCGTTCGCGCTGGAGCCGGATGTCGGGAAATTCCTGCAAAAATCCAGCGATTCCGACGCCAAGGTTCCGGACGAAGCTCGGGACAAGGTTGGGGCTGCCCTGCGCGCAGTGAACGCCAAGATCCCGCCGGAGTTCGCCTTCGATGCCGTGTTCGCCGTGGACACTCACGGGCGCGTGGTCGCGCACGTGGGCTACGAGCAGGCGGCGGGCATGGAGGACTTCGAGCTCGGCGGCTATCCGGTGGTCGCCGACGCGCTCCACGGCTTCATCCGTGACGACACCCTGGTGCTCGACCGCATCTACCGCGTGGTGACCCGCCCGGTGGAGGTCGAGGCCGGCTCGATGCCGGCCGGAGCCATCGTCGGAGCGCGCATCATCGACGACAAGTTCGCGCGCGAGCTGTCGAGCCGCACCGGCGCCGCCGTCGCGTTCTACACCAAGGGTCAGCGCGTCGCTGCCGGGGCGCCCGAGGACTTCGACAAGGCGCAACTCGACCAGATCGTGAGCGACCTGGCGAACATCGAGGGAGACGCGGACTACGCGGAGAAGGGGCGCAGCGGCATCCGCACCATCGGCGGGTTGGGTCTCGGCGTGCAGTACACCCGCCTGCCCGGCGAGGCGTGGGAGCTCGGCGCGGGGTACGCGGTGGGTCGGCTCCCAGCGCGCGTGGACGGACCCTTGGGCTTCTTCAAGCAGGCGGACGACAAGGACAAGAAGGGCGTCCCGGTGCCGCTCGTCGCGGGCATCGTGCTCGGGGCCATGGCGTTGGGCCTGATCTTCTCGATCTTCGAGCACAGCCGGCCGCTCGGCATCTTCCGCCGCGAGGCGGCGAAGATGGCCAAGGGCGAGGTGGATCAGCTGGCTCCGAGCAAGTTCCGCGGAATCTACCGCAAGATCGCCTCCGACCTGAACGACGGCGTCGACAAGGTGGCGGCCAAGGGCGGCGTGCCGCGGCGCGCTGCGGATCTGCAGCAGGTGCTCGGCGACCTGCCCGCGGAGCCCCAGATGAGCGCGTTCTCCTTCCCCGGTGACCCCGCGGCGGCGCCGCCGAGTGGGCCGGGCTCCGGACCGATCAGCCTCGAGCCCGAGCCGGTGCTCGCCTCACAGCCGTCGTCGCCGCGGCTGCCCAAGCCACCGCCTCGGCCGGGGGGGGCGCCGCCGCCGCCCCGGGCTGCAACGCCAGCTGCCGTACCGGCAGCGATGGAGACCACGCTGCCGTCGAACGTGGAGATCGCCGCGTCGGCAGGCGCCGGCGAGGCGGCGGAGTGGCGCGCGGTCTACCAGGACTTCGTGGCCCTGAAGCAGCAGTGTGGCGAGAACATCGAAGGCTTCACCTACGAGAAGTTCGAGCAGACGCTGAAGAAGAACCGCGATGCCCTGGTGCAACGCCACGGCGCAGCGAAGGTGAAGTTCAGCGTCTATGTGAAGGACGGCAAAGCCGCGCTCAAGGCGAGCCCGATCAAGGCATGAGGAAGCTCCGGCGAGGGTTGGCCGCTCTGGTTGCGCTCGTTGCGCTGTCGGCGGGCCGTCCGGCTCGCGCCACCGACGTCCAGGAGTTTCCGGAGATCGGCACCGAGCCCCTCGGCCGCGGCGGCGCCTGGGTGGCGCGGGCTTCGAACCCCCTCGCGACCTTCCTGAACCCCGCCGGGCTCGCGGGGCAGGAGAGCGGCGCGCTCGCCAACGTGCACCTGATCTTCAACAAGGTGTGCTTCGAGCGACAAGGTGACGGCGCGAAGATCCGCACCGGCGGCGGCCTCGACTACCCCGAGGTGTGCAACGAGAACACCGGCGCGCCGACGCCGCTGCCGGCTCTGGGAGGCGTGTTCCGCGCCACGGAGAGGCTCGGCATCGGTCTGTCGGTGGCGACGCCCAACGTCTACGGCACGCTGCGCTTCCCCGAGACGGTCGCGATCAAGAACAACGTGGGCGTCACGCAGGAGCTACCGTCACCGCAGCGGTACATGCTCCTGGAACAGGACGGCATCGCGCTCAACATCACGCTGGGCGCGGGCTACGAGGTCCTTCGGGGCCTGCGCATCGGCGCCGGCTTCGTCTGGGGCCTCGCGAAGTACAACCTGTCCAACGCCAACATGAGCATCAACCCGGATCCCGAGGCCGACGGGAGCTGGCTCGATCCGGACACAGCCGACGTGCGGGCGAAGCTCGTCGTGGCCGACTGGTTCATGCCCGGGGCCACGTTCGGCGTCCTCTACTCGCCGCTCAGCACGCTCGACGTCGGCCTGAACGTCATCGTGCAGGATGCCTTCGACGCCCACGGTGATCTGGAGACGAAGGCCAACTACTGGACGAACAACGGCGTCTCGGACAACCCGGTGGTGAGCAACTCCGCCGACGTCGAGGAGGGGCTCGGGCATTTTCGGCTGGCGAACCCGCTCGAAGCACGCATCGGCGCGCGCTTCCACCTGCCGCGGCGCGACGGCGCGGTCCCCGGGGCCGTGCGGGATCCGCTCGTCGACGACGTGTTCGACGTCGAGCTCGACGTCTCTTACACACGGAACAGCGCGTACGACCGCGCCATGCTGCGCTTCCCGGCGTCCCCCGCAGTCCCGGTGCAGGGAACGCCCGGCGCCGTGCCGCAGAACAACGACATCGACTTCAAGGTGAAGGGCGACACCATCGGCCTCCG
It encodes the following:
- a CDS encoding outer membrane protein transport protein, with amino-acid sequence MAALVALVALSAGRPARATDVQEFPEIGTEPLGRGGAWVARASNPLATFLNPAGLAGQESGALANVHLIFNKVCFERQGDGAKIRTGGGLDYPEVCNENTGAPTPLPALGGVFRATERLGIGLSVATPNVYGTLRFPETVAIKNNVGVTQELPSPQRYMLLEQDGIALNITLGAGYEVLRGLRIGAGFVWGLAKYNLSNANMSINPDPEADGSWLDPDTADVRAKLVVADWFMPGATFGVLYSPLSTLDVGLNVIVQDAFDAHGDLETKANYWTNNGVSDNPVVSNSADVEEGLGHFRLANPLEARIGARFHLPRRDGAVPGAVRDPLVDDVFDVELDVSYTRNSAYDRAMLRFPASPAVPVQGTPGAVPQNNDIDFKVKGDTIGLRLGGDFVVLPGQLAARAGAFFEPDAQNEQYANVSFLASQRIGLALGGTYRVAMIDIEAAYMHIFVTEIDNGDRGKLLVVSGDAKGGAFRSPYGINSGRFRQSANVFSVGATARF